In a genomic window of Streptomyces noursei ATCC 11455:
- the obgE gene encoding GTPase ObgE, giving the protein MTTFVDRVELHVAAGNGGHGCASVHREKFKPLGGPDGGNGGRGGDVILVVDQDVTTLLDYHHHPHRKATNGQPGAGDNREGKNGTDLILPVPDGTVVLDGNGEVLADMVGQGTRFVAGQGGRGGLGNAALSSARRKAPGFALLGEPGEGRDIVLELKTVADVALVGYPSAGKSSLISVLSAAKPKIADYPFTTLVPNLGVVTAGETVYTIADVPGLIPGASQGKGLGLEFLRHVERCEVLVHVLDTATLESDRDPVSDLDAIEEELGQYGGLGDRPRVVVLNKIDIPDGKDLADMIRPDLEARGYRVFEVSAVARQGLKELSYALAEIVATARAAKPVQEATRIVIRPKAVDDAGFTVTQEGEGFFRVRGEKPERWVRQTDFNNDEAVGYLADRLNRLGVEDALLKAGARAMDGVAIGPEDNAVVFDWEPTVSAGAEMLGRRGEDHRFEAPRPASQRRRDRDAARDEAQGEYDGFSPF; this is encoded by the coding sequence ATGACCACCTTCGTGGACCGCGTCGAGCTGCACGTCGCCGCGGGTAACGGAGGCCACGGCTGCGCCTCCGTACACCGGGAGAAGTTCAAGCCGCTCGGCGGCCCCGACGGCGGCAACGGCGGCCGCGGCGGTGATGTGATCCTGGTCGTCGACCAGGACGTCACCACGCTCCTCGACTACCACCACCACCCGCACCGCAAGGCCACCAACGGCCAGCCGGGCGCGGGCGACAACCGTGAGGGCAAGAACGGCACGGACCTGATCCTGCCGGTGCCCGACGGCACGGTCGTCCTCGACGGGAACGGCGAGGTGCTGGCCGACATGGTGGGCCAGGGCACGCGGTTCGTGGCCGGCCAGGGCGGTCGGGGCGGCCTGGGCAACGCCGCGCTGTCCTCGGCCCGCCGCAAGGCCCCCGGCTTCGCGCTGCTCGGTGAGCCCGGCGAGGGCCGGGACATCGTGCTGGAGCTGAAGACCGTCGCGGACGTCGCGCTGGTCGGCTACCCGAGCGCCGGCAAGTCCTCGCTGATCTCGGTCCTCTCGGCCGCCAAGCCGAAGATCGCCGACTACCCCTTCACGACGCTGGTGCCCAACCTCGGCGTGGTGACCGCCGGTGAGACGGTCTACACCATCGCCGACGTCCCCGGCCTGATCCCCGGCGCCAGCCAGGGCAAGGGCCTGGGCCTGGAGTTCCTGCGGCACGTCGAGCGCTGCGAGGTGCTGGTCCACGTCCTGGACACCGCCACGCTGGAGTCGGACCGCGACCCGGTCTCCGACCTCGACGCCATCGAGGAGGAGCTGGGCCAGTACGGCGGCCTCGGTGACCGGCCGCGGGTGGTCGTGCTGAACAAGATCGACATCCCGGACGGCAAGGACCTCGCCGACATGATCCGCCCGGACCTGGAGGCGCGCGGCTACCGCGTCTTCGAGGTCTCCGCGGTCGCCCGCCAGGGCCTCAAGGAGCTGTCCTACGCGCTGGCGGAGATCGTCGCCACCGCGCGCGCCGCCAAGCCGGTCCAGGAGGCCACCCGGATCGTGATCCGCCCCAAGGCGGTCGACGACGCGGGCTTCACGGTCACGCAGGAGGGCGAGGGCTTCTTCCGCGTCCGCGGCGAGAAGCCCGAACGCTGGGTCCGCCAGACCGACTTCAACAACGACGAGGCCGTCGGCTACCTCGCCGACCGGCTCAACCGCCTCGGTGTGGAGGACGCGCTCCTCAAGGCGGGTGCCCGCGCCATGGACGGCGTGGCGATCGGCCCCGAGGACAACGCGGTGGTCTTCGACTGGGAGCCGACGGTGTCGGCCGGCGCCGAGATGCTCGGCCGCCGTGGCGAGGACCACCGGTTCGAGGCCCCGCGCCCGGCCTCCCAGCGCCGCCGCGACCGCGACGCGGCGCGCGACGAGGCGCAGGGCGAGTACGACGGCTTCTCGCCTTTCTAG
- the proB gene encoding glutamate 5-kinase has protein sequence MQVAGHRQDVEDARRIVVKVGSSSLTTATGGLDADRVDALVDVLAKHQDKEIVLVSSGAIAAGLAPLGLERRPGDLARQQAAASVGQGLLVARYTASFARYGRRVGQVLLTSDDTSRRAHYRNACRTLDQLLAMGAVPIVNENDTVATDEIRFGDNDRLAALVAHLVRADLLVLLSDVDGLYDGDPATPGTSRIEVVSGPEDLTGISIGSAGKSGVGTGGMVTKVEAARIAAAAGIPVVLTSAVHAADALAGATTGTHFLRTGRRSADRLLWLAHASTPQGALVLDDGAVRAVVERNSSLLPAGISAVEGEFSAGDPVELRDAGGHAVARGLVNFDAREIPRLIGRSTRDLARELGPAYEREVVHRDDLVLLHH, from the coding sequence ATGCAGGTGGCAGGGCACAGGCAGGACGTGGAAGACGCCCGCCGGATCGTGGTGAAGGTCGGCTCGTCCTCGCTGACCACGGCCACCGGGGGACTGGACGCGGACCGGGTCGACGCCCTGGTGGACGTCCTGGCCAAGCACCAGGACAAGGAGATCGTGCTGGTCTCCTCCGGGGCCATCGCCGCCGGCCTCGCCCCCCTGGGGCTGGAGCGCCGACCCGGGGACCTCGCCCGCCAGCAGGCCGCCGCCAGCGTCGGCCAGGGCCTGCTGGTCGCCCGCTACACCGCCTCCTTCGCCCGCTACGGCCGCCGGGTCGGCCAGGTGCTGCTCACCTCCGACGACACCAGCCGCCGGGCCCACTACCGCAACGCCTGCCGCACCCTCGACCAGCTGCTGGCCATGGGCGCGGTGCCGATCGTCAACGAGAACGACACCGTCGCCACCGACGAGATCCGCTTCGGCGACAATGACCGGCTGGCCGCCCTCGTCGCCCACCTCGTCCGCGCCGACCTGCTGGTCCTCCTCTCCGACGTGGACGGCCTCTACGACGGTGATCCGGCCACCCCCGGCACCTCGCGGATAGAGGTGGTCAGCGGGCCCGAGGACCTGACGGGCATCTCCATCGGGAGCGCCGGGAAGTCCGGCGTCGGGACCGGCGGCATGGTCACCAAGGTGGAGGCGGCCCGGATCGCGGCCGCGGCCGGCATCCCGGTCGTGCTCACCTCCGCCGTGCACGCCGCCGACGCGCTGGCCGGCGCCACCACCGGCACCCACTTCCTGCGCACCGGCCGTCGCTCCGCCGACCGGCTGCTGTGGCTCGCGCACGCCTCCACGCCGCAGGGCGCCCTGGTGCTGGACGACGGCGCGGTGCGGGCCGTCGTCGAGCGGAACTCCTCGCTGCTGCCCGCCGGGATCTCCGCCGTCGAGGGCGAGTTCTCCGCCGGGGACCCGGTCGAGCTGCGGGACGCGGGCGGTCACGCGGTCGCCCGGGGGCTCGTCAACTTCGACGCCCGAGAAATCCCCCGATTGATTGGTCGTTCGACCCGGGATCTGGCCCGCGAGCTGGGACCGGCGTATGAGCGCGAGGTCGTGCACCGCGACGACCTGGTGCTGCTCCACCACTGA
- a CDS encoding glutamate-5-semialdehyde dehydrogenase: MTSSASQSSPVLDTARRAKEAAAVLAPLPRTARDGALLAIADALVAQTDALVAANAQDIEKARAAGTAESIVDRLTLTPERIAAIADDVRKVVALPDPVGEVVRGSTLPNGLDLRQVRVPLGVIGIIYEARPNVTVDAAALCLKSGNAVLLRGSSSAYASNSALVEVLRGAVESAGLPADAVQLVPGESRDSVRELMRARGLVDVLIPRGGAALIRTVVEESTVPVIETGTGNCHVYVDEAADLDMAIGILVNSKAQRPSVCNAAETVLVHAGIAEKFLPRALEALTQAGVVVHGDAAWQQAGPGLVAPATDEDWATEYLSYDIAAAVVPDLDAAVAHIRRWTSGHTEAIVTGSQAAARRFTQLVDSTTVAVNASTRFTDGGQFGFGAEIGISTQKLHARGPMGLPELTSTKYIVTGDGHTR, from the coding sequence ATGACCAGCAGCGCATCCCAGTCCTCACCCGTCCTCGACACCGCCCGCCGTGCCAAGGAGGCGGCCGCCGTCCTGGCCCCGCTGCCGCGCACGGCCCGCGACGGGGCGCTGCTCGCCATCGCCGACGCCCTGGTGGCACAGACCGACGCGCTGGTGGCGGCCAACGCCCAGGACATCGAGAAGGCCCGGGCCGCCGGCACCGCCGAGTCCATCGTGGACCGGCTCACCCTCACCCCCGAGCGGATCGCGGCCATCGCCGACGACGTCCGCAAGGTCGTCGCGCTGCCCGACCCGGTCGGCGAGGTGGTGCGCGGCTCGACCCTGCCCAACGGCCTCGACCTGCGCCAGGTCCGGGTCCCGCTCGGCGTGATCGGGATCATCTACGAGGCCCGGCCCAACGTCACCGTGGACGCCGCCGCCCTCTGCCTCAAGTCCGGCAACGCCGTCCTGCTGCGCGGCTCGTCCTCCGCGTACGCCTCCAACAGCGCCCTGGTGGAGGTCCTGCGCGGCGCCGTGGAGAGCGCCGGGCTGCCGGCCGACGCCGTCCAGTTGGTCCCCGGCGAGAGCCGTGACTCGGTGCGCGAGCTGATGCGCGCCCGCGGCCTGGTCGACGTGCTGATCCCGCGCGGCGGCGCCGCCCTGATCCGCACGGTCGTCGAGGAGTCCACCGTCCCGGTGATCGAGACCGGCACCGGCAACTGCCACGTGTACGTCGACGAGGCCGCCGACCTCGACATGGCGATCGGCATCCTGGTCAACTCCAAGGCCCAGCGTCCCAGTGTGTGCAACGCCGCCGAGACGGTGCTGGTGCACGCCGGCATCGCCGAGAAGTTCCTGCCGCGCGCCCTGGAGGCGCTGACCCAGGCCGGCGTGGTGGTGCACGGCGACGCCGCCTGGCAGCAGGCCGGCCCCGGCCTGGTCGCCCCGGCGACCGACGAGGACTGGGCGACCGAGTACCTCTCGTACGACATCGCGGCCGCCGTGGTGCCCGACCTGGACGCGGCGGTGGCGCACATCCGGCGCTGGACCTCCGGCCACACCGAGGCCATCGTCACCGGCTCGCAGGCCGCCGCCCGCCGCTTCACCCAGTTGGTGGATTCCACGACGGTCGCGGTCAACGCCTCGACCCGCTTCACCGACGGCGGCCAGTTCGGTTTCGGCGCCGAGATCGGCATCTCCACGCAGAAGCTGCACGCCCGCGGCCCCATGGGCCTGCCGGAGCTGACGTCCACGAAGTACATCGTCACCGGCGACGGCCACACCCGCTGA
- a CDS encoding SCO2584 family spore wall biosynthesis protein: MPDDAGGTPFPDGEEPDEHHHGSHGRADEEFASVVFDEEFVRAATVHEPSAVERMLAAAEARAEAEAAARPGGGFGPDDDYDHDHGELDDRPGDRDAYAPDGPYGPYGGSLRPYRGAVRWHRPIAWLLAVVMGVGLVALAFSAVYRGASGRGQSPAPPASSSGVDAPSPGAPVRGGQDDLGTPRPGVPNPGAPTAGPAERLRPSFSAGPGTH; encoded by the coding sequence GTGCCGGACGACGCGGGGGGCACGCCGTTCCCGGACGGCGAAGAGCCCGACGAGCACCACCACGGGAGCCACGGACGAGCGGACGAGGAGTTCGCTTCCGTGGTCTTCGACGAGGAATTCGTACGGGCCGCGACGGTCCACGAGCCCTCGGCGGTCGAGCGGATGTTGGCCGCCGCCGAGGCGCGTGCGGAAGCCGAGGCGGCCGCCCGACCGGGGGGCGGCTTCGGCCCGGACGACGACTACGACCACGACCACGGGGAGCTCGACGACCGCCCCGGCGACCGCGACGCCTACGCCCCGGACGGCCCGTACGGCCCCTACGGCGGCTCCCTGCGCCCGTACCGTGGCGCCGTCCGCTGGCACCGCCCCATCGCCTGGTTGCTGGCCGTGGTGATGGGTGTCGGGCTGGTGGCGCTGGCCTTCAGCGCCGTCTACCGGGGCGCCTCCGGCCGCGGCCAGAGCCCCGCTCCGCCGGCCAGCTCCAGCGGCGTCGACGCGCCGTCCCCCGGCGCGCCGGTCAGGGGCGGCCAGGACGACCTCGGCACCCCCCGTCCCGGGGTGCCGAACCCCGGTGCGCCCACGGCCGGCCCCGCCGAACGACTGCGTCCGTCGTTCTCCGCGGGCCCCGGGACGCACTGA
- a CDS encoding SCO2583 family membrane protein has product MTGPGDPPEGMPDGAPGGGDDEYRSVVFDERFIRAARLQEFSADERLGEHHAPAVKTRHAWLRLGGSRQAVLLVLLIVLAFGTAVYMGIRHPYKAPEPARSQPLRSSVVPLAPPGTVPGATPEDLFSHSPAADYRIGAAGINLPAVQRSAHFSDGQIVTAMTIAKDYLVRSSVDPATLTGGAVRPVRLLLDTGQLDQFDRSLAHPDDNGQYAATGWLVRFDPKRVELADRDVRVDGTLSATELSADTLDITADYTFVYAVRPAPGAPRDDAGQHTGTPTPGAASLVTVRRELHFRIGRDDLADHRLTVAQSSLQAGPLNCSSDPADVLRPLLAGQHAGPDRPAGTDPYARSRTNASLCGQLSATSQPTPSHPIR; this is encoded by the coding sequence ATGACCGGGCCTGGTGACCCTCCTGAAGGGATGCCTGACGGCGCCCCGGGAGGCGGTGACGACGAGTACCGATCCGTGGTCTTCGACGAGCGGTTCATCCGCGCGGCGCGGCTGCAGGAGTTCTCCGCCGACGAGCGGCTGGGCGAGCATCACGCCCCGGCGGTGAAGACCCGCCACGCGTGGTTGCGGCTGGGCGGATCCCGGCAGGCGGTCCTGCTGGTGCTGCTGATCGTGCTGGCCTTCGGCACCGCCGTCTACATGGGCATACGCCACCCGTACAAGGCCCCCGAGCCGGCCCGGTCCCAGCCGCTGCGGTCCTCCGTGGTGCCGCTGGCGCCGCCCGGAACGGTGCCGGGCGCGACCCCCGAGGACCTCTTCTCGCACAGCCCGGCGGCCGACTACCGGATCGGCGCGGCCGGCATCAACCTCCCCGCCGTCCAGCGCAGTGCGCACTTCTCCGACGGCCAGATCGTCACCGCGATGACCATCGCCAAGGACTACCTCGTGCGCTCGTCGGTGGATCCGGCCACCCTCACCGGCGGCGCCGTACGCCCCGTCAGGCTGCTGCTGGACACCGGCCAACTCGACCAGTTCGACCGGAGTCTGGCGCACCCCGACGACAACGGCCAATACGCGGCGACCGGTTGGCTGGTCCGCTTCGACCCGAAGCGGGTCGAACTCGCCGACCGCGACGTCCGCGTCGACGGCACGCTGAGCGCGACGGAACTGAGCGCGGACACCCTCGACATCACCGCCGACTACACCTTCGTCTACGCCGTCCGGCCGGCCCCCGGCGCCCCGCGGGACGACGCCGGGCAGCACACCGGCACACCGACGCCGGGCGCCGCCTCGCTCGTCACCGTCCGGCGCGAACTGCACTTCCGGATCGGCCGGGACGACCTCGCCGACCACCGCCTGACCGTCGCCCAGAGCAGCCTGCAGGCCGGCCCGCTGAACTGCTCCTCGGACCCGGCCGACGTGCTGCGCCCGCTGCTCGCCGGGCAGCACGCCGGCCCGGACCGACCCGCCGGCACCGACCCCTACGCCCGGAGCCGGACCAACGCCTCGCTCTGCGGCCAGCTTTCGGCTACTTCCCAGCCGACCCCGAGCCATCCGATCCGTTAG
- a CDS encoding M48 family metallopeptidase, giving the protein MTESPDGGAQVPGRNRKRFPGISSRSYEHPADRSALVALRKLSGFDTVFKTLSGLLPERSLRLLFLSDSVRVSDQQFAHLHAMLRDACYILDLEKVPPMYVNQDPQPNAMCIGLDEPIIVVTTGLVELLDEEEMRAVIGHEVGHALSGHAVYRTILLFLTNLATKVAWIPLGNVAVMAIVTALREWFRKSELSADRAGLLVGQDLQASMRGLMKLAGGNHLHEMNVDAFLKQAEEYESGGDLRDSVLKILNVLPRSHPFTTVRAAELKKWAESRDYQRIMDGHYPRREEDKDASVSDSFRDSAAHYAESVRTSKDPLMGLVRDIAGGAGDLGGKLRDTVFGSRANGAGGSDGANGSDGSGSAGK; this is encoded by the coding sequence ATGACGGAGAGCCCAGACGGCGGCGCACAGGTACCGGGCCGGAACCGCAAGCGGTTCCCCGGTATCTCGTCGCGGTCCTACGAGCACCCGGCGGATCGCTCGGCGCTGGTCGCGCTGCGCAAACTGAGCGGGTTCGACACCGTCTTCAAGACGCTCAGCGGTCTGCTGCCGGAGCGCAGCCTGCGGCTGCTCTTCCTGTCGGACTCGGTCCGCGTCAGCGACCAGCAGTTCGCGCATCTCCACGCGATGCTCCGCGACGCCTGCTACATCCTGGACCTGGAGAAGGTCCCGCCGATGTACGTCAATCAGGACCCGCAGCCCAACGCCATGTGCATCGGCCTGGACGAGCCGATCATCGTGGTGACGACCGGTCTGGTCGAGCTGCTCGACGAGGAGGAGATGCGGGCCGTCATCGGCCACGAGGTGGGCCATGCCCTCTCGGGTCATGCGGTGTACCGCACCATCCTGCTGTTCCTGACCAACCTGGCGACCAAGGTCGCCTGGATCCCGCTCGGCAATGTCGCGGTCATGGCGATCGTGACGGCGCTGCGCGAGTGGTTCCGCAAGTCGGAGCTGTCGGCCGACCGGGCCGGCCTGCTCGTCGGGCAGGACCTCCAGGCGTCGATGCGCGGCCTGATGAAGCTGGCCGGCGGCAACCACCTGCACGAGATGAACGTCGACGCGTTCCTCAAGCAGGCCGAGGAGTACGAGTCCGGCGGCGATCTGCGCGACTCCGTGCTCAAGATCCTCAACGTCCTGCCGCGCAGTCACCCGTTCACCACGGTCCGCGCCGCCGAGCTGAAGAAGTGGGCCGAGAGCCGCGACTACCAGCGCATCATGGACGGCCACTACCCGCGCCGCGAGGAGGACAAGGACGCCTCGGTCTCCGACTCGTTCCGGGACTCCGCGGCGCACTACGCCGAGTCGGTGCGCACCAGCAAGGACCCGCTGATGGGCCTGGTGCGCGACATCGCCGGCGGCGCCGGGGACCTGGGCGGCAAGCTCCGCGACACGGTCTTCGGCTCGCGCGCCAACGGCGCCGGCGGATCCGACGGCGCTAACGGATCGGATGGCTCGGGGTCGGCTGGGAAGTAG
- the nadD gene encoding nicotinate-nucleotide adenylyltransferase, which produces MGEHTGPVKRRLGVMGGTFDPIHHGHLVAASEVASQFHLDEVVFVPTGHPWQKSHKMVSPAEDRYLMTVIATASNPQFSVSRIDIDRGGKTYTIDTLRDLRAQHCDADLFFITGADALSQILTWHDAAELVSLAHFIGVTRPGHVLADPGLPEGAVSLVEVPALAISSTDCRARVAQGDPVWYLVPDGVVRYIDKKQLYRDDR; this is translated from the coding sequence ATGGGAGAGCACACAGGGCCCGTGAAGCGGCGGCTGGGCGTGATGGGCGGCACATTCGACCCGATCCATCACGGACACCTGGTCGCCGCCAGCGAGGTGGCCAGCCAGTTCCACCTCGACGAGGTCGTTTTTGTGCCCACGGGGCACCCGTGGCAGAAGAGCCACAAGATGGTGTCACCGGCCGAGGACCGCTATCTGATGACGGTCATCGCGACCGCGTCGAACCCGCAGTTCTCCGTCAGTCGGATCGACATCGACCGCGGCGGCAAGACGTACACCATAGACACGCTGCGTGATCTGCGCGCACAACACTGTGACGCGGATCTGTTCTTCATCACCGGCGCCGACGCCCTCAGCCAGATCCTGACCTGGCACGACGCGGCGGAACTGGTCTCATTGGCCCACTTCATCGGGGTGACCCGGCCCGGCCACGTCCTCGCGGACCCCGGGTTGCCCGAAGGAGCGGTGTCCCTGGTCGAGGTGCCCGCGCTGGCCATCTCCTCGACCGACTGCCGGGCGCGCGTCGCCCAGGGGGATCCGGTCTGGTACCTCGTACCGGACGGTGTGGTGCGCTACATCGACAAAAAGCAGCTGTACCGCGACGACCGCTGA
- a CDS encoding LCP family protein has product MSDRHDPYRPQDPYAQDPYAQQHGQPGQGYTYDAYGRPVHQEAPQQYEAQQPYGQQQYDAYGQPGTQSPYDPYDAYGAQGGQAPPAPQAYQGQSEYYDAYGRQQVQQQTGYPQQYDPYAQPQQQPHQADWIPQQAQQPPYEQDPYGQQQPHSGQLPYEQTPRGRADAAPSAAPEEPPAPAGGKSAAGPKGGPAENYHTEQFAFIEEPDEESEDVIDWLKFTESRTERREEAKRRGRSRLIALSVVLALLVAGGVGYLWWAGKLPGLSGGAGGAAAEAGGQKRDVLVVNLRDTKTGNSSTALLVDNETTHKGTTLLLPNSLIVTKDDGTTTTLGKSVKDDGTDATREALNTLLGADLKASWRLDTPYLENLVETVGGITVDTDTSVPGGKKDDAPAVKQGAGQLLNGQAAVAYATYQGPGDTQTKQLERFGQVMQATLKKVSSDADGATATVKALLQILDPPLTEAQLGTSLAQRAELAKTDKYNTQVLPVQADGTIGQSTAAGVVKDILGGTVKKTDPGATPRVAVRNGTGDKAATGKAQVALLNGGYTFVDGGSGGTATASQVTYADAPQRAKAAEVAKTLGLPASAVQQGKVAANADIAVVLGQDYKG; this is encoded by the coding sequence GTGAGCGACCGACACGATCCGTACAGGCCGCAGGACCCATATGCCCAGGACCCGTATGCCCAGCAGCACGGGCAGCCGGGGCAGGGCTACACCTACGACGCGTACGGCCGACCGGTGCACCAGGAGGCGCCGCAGCAGTACGAAGCGCAGCAACCGTACGGGCAGCAGCAGTACGACGCCTACGGGCAGCCGGGCACGCAGTCCCCCTACGACCCCTATGACGCATACGGGGCGCAGGGCGGCCAGGCACCGCCGGCCCCGCAGGCGTACCAGGGGCAGTCGGAGTACTACGACGCCTACGGCCGCCAGCAGGTCCAGCAGCAGACCGGCTACCCGCAGCAGTACGACCCGTATGCCCAGCCCCAGCAGCAGCCCCACCAGGCGGACTGGATCCCGCAGCAGGCCCAGCAGCCGCCGTACGAACAGGACCCCTACGGACAGCAGCAGCCGCACTCCGGGCAGCTGCCGTACGAGCAGACGCCCCGGGGGCGGGCCGATGCGGCGCCGTCGGCCGCCCCCGAGGAGCCGCCCGCGCCCGCCGGTGGCAAGAGCGCGGCGGGCCCCAAGGGCGGGCCGGCCGAGAACTACCACACCGAGCAGTTCGCGTTCATCGAGGAGCCCGACGAGGAATCCGAAGACGTCATCGACTGGCTGAAGTTCACCGAGAGCCGCACCGAGCGGCGCGAGGAGGCCAAGCGGCGCGGCCGCAGCCGGCTGATCGCACTGTCGGTCGTGCTGGCCCTCCTGGTGGCCGGCGGCGTCGGCTACCTGTGGTGGGCGGGGAAGCTGCCGGGCCTGTCCGGCGGGGCCGGCGGCGCCGCGGCCGAGGCCGGCGGGCAGAAGCGCGACGTCCTGGTGGTGAACCTGCGGGACACCAAGACCGGCAACAGCTCCACCGCCCTCCTGGTGGACAACGAGACCACCCACAAGGGCACCACCCTCCTCCTGCCCAACAGCCTCATCGTCACCAAGGACGACGGCACCACCACGACGCTCGGCAAGTCCGTCAAGGACGACGGTACCGACGCGACCCGGGAGGCCCTCAACACCCTCCTGGGCGCCGACCTGAAGGCCAGCTGGCGGCTGGACACGCCCTATCTGGAGAACCTCGTCGAGACGGTCGGCGGGATCACCGTCGACACCGACACCTCCGTCCCCGGTGGCAAGAAGGACGACGCCCCGGCGGTCAAACAGGGCGCCGGCCAGCTCCTCAACGGGCAGGCGGCCGTCGCCTACGCCACCTATCAGGGCCCGGGGGACACCCAGACCAAGCAGCTGGAGCGGTTCGGGCAGGTCATGCAGGCCACCCTGAAGAAGGTCTCCAGCGACGCGGACGGCGCCACCGCCACCGTGAAGGCGCTGCTCCAGATCCTCGACCCGCCGCTCACCGAGGCCCAGCTCGGCACCTCGCTGGCACAGCGGGCCGAGCTGGCGAAGACCGACAAGTACAACACCCAGGTGCTGCCGGTGCAGGCCGACGGGACGATCGGCCAGAGCACCGCGGCAGGCGTCGTGAAGGACATCCTGGGCGGCACGGTCAAGAAGACCGACCCGGGCGCGACCCCCAGGGTCGCGGTCCGCAACGGCACCGGCGACAAGGCCGCCACCGGCAAGGCCCAGGTCGCGCTGCTCAACGGCGGCTACACCTTCGTCGACGGCGGCAGCGGTGGCACCGCGACCGCCTCCCAGGTGACGTACGCGGACGCCCCGCAGCGGGCCAAGGCCGCCGAGGTCGCCAAGACGCTGGGTCTGCCGGCGAGCGCCGTCCAGCAGGGGAAGGTCGCCGCCAACGCCGACATCGCGGTGGTCCTGGGTCAGGACTACAAGGGCTGA
- the rsfS gene encoding ribosome silencing factor — protein MTATDRSIELINAAALAAADKLAHDIIAYDVSDVLSITDAFLLASAPSDRQVKAIVDEIEERLNKDLGAKPVRREGDREARWVLLDYVDIVVHVQHSEERVFYALERLWKDCPEIDLPEEAKATRGKAAEHARTTGGDADGDLR, from the coding sequence GTGACCGCCACGGACCGCTCCATCGAGCTCATCAACGCCGCCGCCCTGGCGGCGGCCGACAAGCTCGCGCACGACATCATCGCGTACGACGTCAGCGACGTCCTCTCGATCACCGACGCCTTCCTGCTGGCCTCCGCGCCCAGCGACCGCCAGGTCAAGGCGATCGTCGACGAGATCGAGGAACGCCTCAACAAGGACCTCGGCGCCAAGCCGGTCCGGCGCGAGGGCGACCGCGAGGCCCGCTGGGTGCTCCTCGACTACGTCGACATCGTCGTCCACGTCCAGCACAGCGAGGAGCGGGTGTTCTACGCCCTGGAGCGCCTGTGGAAGGACTGCCCGGAGATCGACCTCCCCGAGGAGGCCAAGGCCACCCGCGGCAAGGCAGCGGAGCACGCCCGGACCACCGGAGGCGACGCGGACGGAGACCTGCGCTGA
- a CDS encoding histidine phosphatase family protein yields the protein MNGSKGGRGRRVVLWRHGQTAWNLERRFQGSTDIELTETGLAQARRAARLLAALRPDAIIASDLRRAMATAAELAALTRLDVSHDAALRETYAGAWQGLTHDEILARYGEEYTAWKRGEPVRRGGGELETEVADRAAPVVLHHADKLPDDGTLVVVSHGGTIRTTIGRLLGLEAHHWEGLGGLSNCCWSVLGEGARGWRLLEHNAGTLPEPVLGDDD from the coding sequence CTGAACGGCAGCAAAGGTGGTCGGGGCCGCCGTGTCGTCCTGTGGCGGCACGGCCAGACGGCCTGGAATCTTGAGCGCCGCTTCCAGGGCTCGACCGACATCGAGCTGACCGAGACCGGTCTCGCCCAGGCCCGCCGGGCCGCCCGTCTACTGGCCGCGCTGCGGCCGGACGCCATCATCGCGTCCGACCTGCGCCGGGCCATGGCGACGGCGGCCGAGCTGGCCGCTCTGACGCGACTGGACGTCTCCCACGACGCCGCACTGCGGGAGACCTATGCGGGCGCCTGGCAGGGCCTGACGCACGACGAGATCCTCGCCCGGTACGGCGAGGAGTACACCGCGTGGAAGCGCGGTGAGCCGGTGCGCCGCGGTGGCGGCGAACTGGAGACCGAGGTCGCCGACCGGGCCGCCCCGGTCGTCCTGCACCACGCCGACAAGCTGCCCGACGACGGCACACTGGTCGTCGTCAGCCACGGCGGCACCATCCGCACCACCATCGGGCGGCTGCTCGGCCTGGAGGCCCACCACTGGGAGGGCCTGGGCGGTCTGTCGAACTGCTGCTGGTCCGTGCTGGGCGAGGGCGCACGCGGCTGGCGACTGCTGGAGCACAACGCCGGCACCCTGCCGGAGCCGGTGCTCGGCGACGACGACTGA